One genomic window of Clostridium taeniosporum includes the following:
- a CDS encoding helicase C-terminal domain-containing protein, giving the protein MENLKSILDNVIYLDIETTGLDEKTCEIIEIGAVKVKDSNISTYRTLIKPNGKVPTSIYKLCQGLTEEELMNSRKLQDVKNELIDFLEDLPLICHNGDFEKKFLSYYISEIKNQILDSMELAAILEPWRKEYNLDSLIKSVTKLEKDELHRGLEDSFDTLKVVNSLLCREWIREENKKKNTSLYSIIDKDYEFLKKWEWKEYLLKPLMFNIDDYPYVSYEENKKQDIKLKKIDIDYSKYEELLKEEEIWNNGGDFGYKYREEQKSFSNKIRENIEREERIFIEAPTGSGKTFAYLLIAATKAYLNKKNKKIEDASYFISTNTKELQNQLIEKDIPMILKKLGLDKKLNYGAIKGKANYICIDRLNKCDRLNESKESSLTQLFLRRLCDEGKHGDIEDVSYWAYIHFEIDKYLKEINCDNELCDLDRCIKPCYLKNRYNELPYENITVINHSLLSCYPYSEKKKIKHLIIDEAHNLIDKCYDFFCEEFVSNDFEDLLNQVEKGYPSVYSQLRKLNAEYGYRETIDLNKLRFLVEEIKSNIIILLNEFRNMKLINGKYNFTTEFFLPRYEIEESMRNSRLPISNIKESIYALYKVLNDYIRNITLEDETNGDREFRNLNDYVGKLKDNFNIIDKFLEESKFYAKELEVDKEYKGCTLRNIPLNVGELVNEHMLKEVKSVTFLSATLRIEKSFEKIKNHLGQENSKEFIIPPTFNLKQRTKIFALNDIGSYNSSNYIRNMAQFIFNTATKLNGHILVLFNSNNRKQEVFEELELLTSGSKIEVHLNRKAIGSLNDQKRSVIVLGGKGFFEGIDVAGEGLNCVMLDKLPNYNIDYPILKAITTYQNKIYQEVNYPQLCIKMKQIYGRLIRSDLDYGYFVLLDPGKNSNTIRNIERDLGGPEIEVLSSYRVLDKMDYDYKFWKRYNLNVLLREMRKKGKDVEKNFNDESKKHKLFWQLAGVKDGQSYFRNIDYNLKAKL; this is encoded by the coding sequence ATGGAAAATTTAAAAAGCATTTTGGATAATGTCATATATTTAGATATTGAAACAACAGGTCTTGATGAAAAAACATGTGAAATAATAGAAATAGGTGCTGTTAAAGTTAAAGATTCTAATATAAGTACATATAGAACTTTAATAAAACCTAATGGGAAAGTACCAACAAGTATTTATAAACTTTGTCAGGGATTAACAGAGGAAGAATTAATGAATTCAAGAAAGCTACAAGATGTAAAAAATGAACTTATAGATTTTTTGGAAGATTTACCTTTGATATGTCATAATGGAGATTTTGAAAAGAAATTTCTTTCATACTATATCTCAGAAATTAAAAATCAAATTCTTGATTCTATGGAACTTGCAGCAATATTGGAGCCTTGGAGAAAAGAATATAATTTAGATTCATTAATAAAAAGTGTTACTAAATTAGAAAAAGATGAATTACATAGAGGACTTGAGGATTCTTTTGATACTTTAAAAGTAGTAAATTCACTTTTATGTAGAGAATGGATTAGAGAGGAAAATAAGAAAAAAAATACATCACTATATAGTATTATAGATAAAGATTATGAATTTTTAAAAAAATGGGAATGGAAAGAATATTTATTAAAACCATTAATGTTTAATATAGATGATTACCCTTATGTTAGTTATGAAGAAAACAAAAAACAAGATATTAAACTAAAAAAGATAGACATAGATTATTCAAAGTATGAAGAATTATTGAAGGAAGAAGAAATATGGAATAATGGTGGGGATTTTGGATACAAATATAGAGAAGAACAAAAAAGTTTTTCAAATAAAATAAGAGAAAACATAGAAAGAGAAGAAAGAATTTTCATTGAAGCTCCAACTGGAAGTGGAAAAACTTTTGCATATCTTCTTATAGCTGCCACTAAAGCTTATTTAAATAAAAAGAATAAAAAAATTGAAGATGCAAGTTATTTTATTTCTACTAACACCAAAGAACTTCAAAATCAACTTATTGAAAAAGATATACCAATGATACTTAAAAAACTTGGATTGGATAAAAAATTAAATTATGGTGCTATAAAAGGAAAAGCAAATTATATTTGTATAGATAGATTAAATAAATGTGATAGATTAAATGAGAGTAAAGAAAGTAGCTTAACTCAATTATTTTTGAGAAGATTATGTGATGAAGGAAAACACGGAGACATTGAAGATGTAAGTTATTGGGCTTATATCCATTTTGAAATTGATAAATACTTAAAAGAAATAAATTGTGATAATGAGTTATGTGATTTGGATAGATGTATTAAACCATGTTATTTAAAAAATAGATATAATGAATTGCCCTATGAAAATATAACTGTAATAAATCATTCTTTATTATCATGTTACCCATATTCTGAAAAGAAGAAAATAAAACATCTAATAATAGATGAGGCACATAATCTTATAGATAAATGCTATGACTTTTTCTGTGAAGAATTTGTTTCAAATGATTTTGAAGATTTGCTAAATCAAGTAGAAAAGGGTTATCCTAGTGTTTACTCTCAACTTAGAAAATTAAATGCGGAGTATGGTTATAGAGAAACTATAGATTTAAATAAATTGCGATTTTTAGTTGAAGAAATTAAAAGTAATATAATAATATTGCTAAATGAATTTAGAAATATGAAGTTAATAAATGGTAAATATAATTTTACTACTGAATTTTTTCTACCAAGGTATGAAATTGAGGAATCAATGAGAAATTCAAGATTACCTATATCCAATATAAAGGAAAGCATATATGCTTTATATAAAGTGTTAAATGATTACATAAGAAATATTACATTAGAAGATGAAACAAATGGAGATAGGGAATTTAGAAATTTAAATGATTATGTTGGTAAATTAAAGGATAATTTTAATATAATAGATAAGTTTTTAGAAGAAAGCAAATTTTATGCAAAAGAATTAGAAGTAGACAAGGAATATAAAGGTTGTACCCTTAGAAATATACCTTTGAATGTTGGTGAATTAGTAAATGAACATATGCTTAAAGAAGTTAAAAGTGTAACATTTTTATCAGCGACTTTAAGAATAGAAAAGTCATTTGAAAAAATAAAAAATCATTTGGGTCAAGAAAATTCAAAGGAATTTATAATACCTCCTACTTTTAATTTAAAACAAAGAACCAAAATATTTGCTTTAAATGATATAGGATCTTATAATAGTTCCAATTATATTAGGAATATGGCTCAATTTATATTTAATACAGCTACAAAGCTAAATGGTCATATACTTGTTTTATTTAATAGTAATAACAGAAAACAAGAAGTATTTGAGGAATTGGAATTATTGACAAGTGGAAGTAAAATAGAAGTTCATTTAAATAGAAAGGCAATTGGATCATTAAATGACCAAAAAAGAAGTGTTATAGTGTTAGGGGGAAAAGGTTTTTTTGAAGGCATAGATGTTGCAGGAGAAGGGCTTAATTGTGTAATGCTAGATAAATTACCTAATTATAATATAGATTACCCTATATTAAAAGCCATAACAACATATCAAAATAAGATATACCAAGAAGTAAATTATCCACAACTTTGCATAAAAATGAAACAGATATATGGACGACTTATTCGAAGTGATTTAGATTATGGATATTTTGTTTTATTAGATCCTGGAAAAAATTCTAATACAATAAGAAACATAGAAAGAGATCTTGGAGGACCAGAAATTGAAGTCCTTAGTTCTTATAGAGTATTAGATAAAATGGATTATGATTATAAATTTTGGAAGAGATATAATTTAAATGTTTTATTAAGAGAAATGAGAAAAAAAGGCAAAGATGTTGAAAAAAATTTTAATGATGAATCTAAGAAACATAAATTATTTTGGCAATTAGCAGGTGTTAAAGATGGGCAAAGTTATTTTCGTAATATAGATTATAATTTAAAAGCTAAATTATAA
- a CDS encoding uracil-xanthine permease family protein, with translation MQLLYGIDDKPGLVTQILLAFQNIFAAFGGIIVVPLVISSALGFDTATSTALMSATILAAGIATFIQSKGIGPIGSRVACIMGTDFTFVSPAIAVGSVFGIPGIIGATILGSFVEVILSFIIRPLMKLFPPLVTGTVVCLIGLTLLPVSMDWAAGGVGSQSYGSIVNISIAMIVMTTTLLLNRYGKGLISSASILIGMVLGYLICIPLGMVDFTSVRDASFVSFPKIFSYGVTLDWKVVIPFIPAYFVTTIETVGCLKAIGEVSKIEMEDKRVGSGVLADGVGSMIAGICGTFPNTSFSQNVGLIPLTKVASKYVAMMAGIILIILGFFPKFAALINIIPSPVLGGVGIVMFGTVAASGIKTLSRVKLNNRNLLIIATAIGLGVGITFRPEFIGQLPEGLKMIFSSGISTGTIVALVLNLILKDEKSEVK, from the coding sequence ATGCAATTACTTTATGGTATTGATGATAAGCCTGGCTTAGTTACTCAAATATTATTAGCATTTCAAAATATATTCGCCGCATTTGGGGGAATCATAGTTGTGCCATTAGTTATTTCAAGTGCATTAGGATTTGATACTGCAACATCAACTGCTCTTATGAGTGCTACTATATTAGCGGCTGGAATAGCTACTTTTATTCAATCAAAAGGAATTGGTCCTATAGGCTCAAGAGTAGCATGTATAATGGGAACAGATTTTACTTTTGTGTCACCAGCTATAGCAGTTGGTAGTGTTTTTGGAATTCCAGGAATCATAGGTGCAACAATACTAGGATCATTTGTGGAAGTAATTTTAAGTTTTATAATTAGACCACTTATGAAACTATTTCCACCTTTAGTTACAGGAACAGTTGTATGTTTAATAGGACTTACTTTACTTCCAGTATCAATGGATTGGGCAGCAGGTGGTGTTGGATCACAAAGTTATGGTAGTATAGTGAATATTTCAATTGCAATGATAGTAATGACTACTACTTTACTTTTAAATAGATATGGAAAAGGACTTATAAGTAGTGCTTCAATTTTAATTGGTATGGTACTTGGATACTTAATATGTATACCACTTGGAATGGTTGATTTTACTTCTGTAAGAGATGCAAGTTTTGTATCATTTCCTAAAATATTTTCATACGGTGTTACACTAGACTGGAAAGTAGTGATACCTTTTATACCTGCTTATTTTGTTACTACAATAGAAACTGTTGGATGTTTAAAGGCAATAGGAGAAGTTTCTAAAATAGAAATGGAAGATAAGAGAGTTGGTTCAGGTGTATTAGCTGATGGAGTAGGAAGTATGATTGCAGGAATTTGTGGAACGTTTCCTAATACTTCTTTTAGTCAAAATGTAGGTTTAATTCCATTAACAAAGGTAGCAAGTAAATATGTAGCAATGATGGCTGGAATTATATTGATTATATTAGGATTTTTCCCTAAGTTTGCAGCATTGATAAACATAATACCTTCACCAGTTTTAGGTGGAGTAGGAATAGTAATGTTTGGTACTGTTGCAGCTTCTGGAATTAAAACTTTAAGTAGAGTAAAATTAAATAACAGAAATTTATTAATAATAGCAACAGCAATAGGTCTTGGAGTTGGAATTACATTTCGTCCAGAGTTCATAGGTCAATTACCAGAAGGTTTAAAAATGATATTTTCATCTGGGATTTCAACAGGAACTATTGTAGCGCTAGTTTTAAATTTAATATTAAAAGATGAAAAAAGTGAGGTAAAATAA
- a CDS encoding xanthine phosphoribosyltransferase, with product MENLHKRILKEGQALSSDVLKVDSFLNHQVDADLMYEMGTYFKNYFKDHNITKIFTIESSGIAPTVMTAMQMNLPMVILKKQSSKILKGDVYQTTVHSFTKGTDYELTLQKKYINEDDNILIIDDFLANGEAALGAARLVEGAGAKVAGIGIVIEKSFQPGPKLLQEKGYDVYSLAKIEKLEKGIIKIAK from the coding sequence ATGGAAAATTTACATAAGCGTATATTAAAAGAAGGACAAGCACTTTCTAGTGATGTATTAAAAGTAGATTCATTTTTAAATCATCAAGTAGATGCTGATTTAATGTATGAAATGGGTACATATTTTAAAAATTATTTTAAAGATCATAATATAACAAAGATTTTTACAATTGAAAGTTCAGGAATTGCACCAACTGTTATGACTGCAATGCAAATGAATTTACCAATGGTAATATTAAAAAAACAATCATCTAAAATATTAAAAGGTGATGTATATCAAACAACTGTACATTCATTTACAAAAGGTACAGATTATGAACTTACACTTCAAAAAAAATATATAAATGAAGATGATAATATTTTAATAATAGATGATTTTTTAGCTAATGGGGAAGCTGCACTTGGAGCTGCAAGATTAGTAGAAGGTGCAGGAGCTAAGGTTGCTGGAATTGGGATAGTAATAGAAAAATCATTTCAACCAGGACCTAAACTTTTACAAGAAAAGGGATATGATGTATATTCTTTAGCTAAAATAGAAAAACTTGAAAAAGGTATTATAAAAATTGCTAAATAA
- a CDS encoding MATE family efflux transporter has product MAIKNHIINMIQDKAFIRKTIAIAIPVTIQALLNTILNLIDTMMIGQLGETTIAAVGLANKVFFVFTLLLFGIVSGSSILTAQYWGKRDIKNIRKVLGISLIIGLIGAIIFVIPSLICPNLVMRIFTPSEYTIKIGAAYLSIVALSYPLTAITNAYISLLRAVNEVKAPVVISLFSILINAILNYTLIFGHFGFPALGVQGAAIGTLIARIIECISVLSVVYLKNGPAAARLKELVDFNKAFIKIFFITVSPVIANEFMWGLGVTIYSLVYGRMGDGAVAAITITQTVEQIAVVIFQGISAATAVILGNELGANKLKKADIHAKYLFILQFIGTLVIGIICIFMRWPLIGLFTVTESVAVDISKCLIVFVVYLPFKMFNLVNITGVLRSGGDTKSGLILDTTGVWLIGIPLSYLGGIALSLPIYWVYVLVLAEEIYKFILSFKRYKQKKWLKNIVEV; this is encoded by the coding sequence ATGGCAATAAAAAATCATATAATAAATATGATACAAGATAAAGCATTTATTCGTAAGACTATAGCAATTGCTATTCCAGTAACTATACAAGCTTTACTTAATACAATTTTAAATCTTATAGATACTATGATGATAGGTCAATTAGGAGAGACAACTATTGCAGCAGTGGGTCTTGCTAACAAAGTTTTCTTTGTGTTTACATTGTTATTATTTGGAATTGTAAGTGGATCATCAATATTAACTGCTCAATATTGGGGGAAAAGAGATATTAAAAATATAAGAAAGGTATTAGGAATATCTTTAATTATAGGTTTAATTGGAGCAATAATATTTGTTATTCCGAGCTTAATATGTCCTAATTTAGTTATGAGAATTTTTACACCAAGTGAATATACAATAAAAATAGGTGCTGCGTATTTATCAATTGTTGCATTAAGTTATCCATTAACAGCAATTACTAACGCATATATATCTTTATTAAGAGCTGTAAATGAGGTAAAGGCACCAGTTGTAATAAGTTTGTTTTCAATTTTGATTAATGCTATTTTAAACTATACACTAATTTTTGGACACTTTGGTTTTCCGGCATTAGGGGTACAAGGTGCCGCTATTGGGACTTTAATTGCTAGGATAATTGAATGTATTAGTGTATTAAGTGTAGTTTACTTAAAAAATGGGCCAGCTGCTGCAAGATTGAAGGAGTTAGTTGATTTTAATAAAGCATTTATAAAAATATTCTTTATTACAGTATCACCGGTTATTGCAAATGAGTTTATGTGGGGACTTGGAGTAACCATATATTCACTTGTATATGGAAGAATGGGCGATGGAGCAGTAGCAGCTATTACTATAACTCAAACAGTTGAGCAAATTGCAGTTGTAATATTTCAAGGTATTAGTGCCGCAACGGCTGTTATTCTGGGAAATGAGCTAGGAGCAAACAAGCTGAAAAAAGCAGATATACATGCAAAATATCTTTTTATACTGCAATTTATAGGTACTTTAGTTATAGGAATTATATGTATTTTTATGAGATGGCCATTAATAGGTTTGTTTACTGTAACAGAATCAGTAGCAGTAGATATAAGCAAATGTCTAATCGTATTTGTAGTATATTTACCTTTTAAAATGTTCAACTTAGTTAATATTACGGGAGTTCTTAGAAGTGGAGGAGATACTAAATCAGGACTAATTTTAGATACTACAGGTGTATGGCTTATAGGAATTCCTTTATCTTATTTAGGGGGAATAGCATTATCATTGCCTATATATTGGGTATATGTATTAGTATTAGCAGAGGAAATTTATAAATTTATTTTAAGCTTTAAAAGATATAAACAAAAAAAATGGCTAAAAAATATTGTTGAAGTATAA
- a CDS encoding pyruvate carboxylase, with protein MGKNFKRVLVANRGEIAIRIFRACHELGIRTVAIYSEEDKRALFRTKAHEAYQIGKNKGPVEAYLNIDEIISLALKKNVDAIHPGYGFLSENSEFAKRCEEAGIEFIGPKSEMMDQLGDKIKSKIVAKNVGVPVIPGIEKPITCEKEAIKIAQMCGYPVMIKAAAGGGGRGMRIVRREEELVDAFVNAKNEAKKAFGIDDMFIEKYIEGPKHIEIQILGDKYGNIVHLYERDCSIQRRHQKVIEISPALSLTQEKREEICADALKIAKSVNYRNAGTLEFLVDMHGDHYFIEMNPRIQVEHTITEMTTGIDLVQSQILVAEGYPLDSKEIGIYSQENIKPRGYAIQCRITTEDPSNNFAPDTGKIDVYRTSSGFGIRLDGGNGFGGAVISPYYDSLLVKTTAYSRTFEDAVRKSIRAIKESTITGIKTNVDFLINVLNNETFKKGECDTNFISENPQLFDITPKTDEEYKLLNFIGEKIVNETKGIKKEYDVPVIPPVDSLDGLLGTKQILDSEGPEGVVKWIKNQNKLLLTDTTMRDAQQSLMATRVRSKDMKNIAKATALYGKDLFSLEMWGGATFDTAYRFLKESPWKRLDSLRKRIPNVMFQMLIRGANGVGYKNYPDNIIREFIRESANSGIDIFRIFDSLNWLKGIEVSLEEVLKANKLAEVALCYTGDILDENRDKYNLQYYVDKAKEIEKMGAHILAIKDMSALLKPYAAKKLIKALKNEVSIPIHLHTHDTTGNGVATVLMAADAGVDIVDTTFNSMSGLTSQPALNSIVAALNNTDRDTGIDIGGIQKLSDYWDAVRPVYSQFESDLKSGSAEIYKFEIPGGQYSNLKPQVESFGLGHRFNEVKTMYKKVNDLLGDIIKVTPSSKMVGDMAIFMVQNDLTPENIFEKAKNMAFPDSVVSYFKGMMGQPEGGFPEGLQKLVLKGEEPITVRAGELLPPEDFDKIKEYLKDKYKFNPSKRDILSYALYPDVFEDFMKFVSKYGDVSRMGSDVFFHGLSEGETSEIEIAEGKTMIVQLIEIGKLDNEGYRTIDFEINGNRREIKIKDNTEREMNSLRSDSTSKMADPSNKLDIGASIPGNIIKVLIEEGQQVKEGESLVVIEAMKMETNIVASCDGIVEQISVKEGQQVKIGELLIKLKELD; from the coding sequence TTGGGGAAGAATTTTAAAAGAGTATTAGTTGCAAACAGAGGAGAAATTGCAATAAGAATATTTAGGGCATGTCATGAACTTGGAATAAGAACAGTTGCAATATACTCAGAAGAAGATAAACGTGCTCTATTTAGAACCAAAGCACATGAAGCATATCAAATAGGTAAAAATAAGGGGCCGGTAGAAGCATACTTAAATATTGATGAGATAATAAGTCTTGCATTAAAGAAAAATGTAGATGCTATACATCCTGGATATGGATTTTTATCAGAAAATTCTGAGTTTGCAAAAAGATGTGAAGAAGCAGGGATAGAATTTATAGGTCCTAAGTCTGAAATGATGGATCAATTAGGTGATAAAATAAAATCAAAAATAGTTGCTAAAAATGTTGGGGTACCAGTAATACCAGGAATAGAAAAACCTATAACTTGTGAAAAGGAAGCTATAAAAATTGCCCAAATGTGTGGGTATCCTGTTATGATAAAAGCTGCTGCAGGTGGTGGCGGAAGAGGTATGAGAATAGTAAGACGAGAAGAAGAGCTTGTTGACGCATTTGTAAACGCTAAAAATGAAGCCAAGAAGGCTTTTGGTATAGATGATATGTTTATTGAAAAATACATAGAAGGTCCAAAACATATAGAAATTCAAATTTTGGGTGATAAATATGGAAATATAGTTCATCTTTATGAAAGAGATTGTTCTATTCAAAGAAGACATCAAAAGGTTATTGAAATTAGTCCAGCTTTATCTTTAACACAAGAAAAAAGAGAAGAAATCTGTGCTGATGCTTTAAAAATAGCTAAATCTGTTAATTATAGAAATGCAGGAACCTTAGAATTTTTAGTAGATATGCACGGAGATCATTACTTTATAGAAATGAATCCAAGAATTCAAGTAGAACATACTATAACAGAAATGACTACAGGAATAGATTTAGTACAAAGTCAAATTTTAGTGGCTGAAGGATATCCATTGGATTCGAAAGAAATTGGAATATATTCACAAGAAAATATAAAACCAAGAGGTTATGCTATTCAATGTAGAATAACTACTGAGGATCCATCAAATAATTTTGCACCAGATACGGGAAAAATAGATGTTTATAGAACAAGTTCAGGTTTTGGTATAAGGTTAGATGGAGGAAATGGATTTGGTGGAGCTGTTATAAGTCCTTACTATGATAGTTTATTAGTGAAGACGACAGCTTATTCAAGAACATTTGAAGATGCTGTAAGAAAATCTATACGTGCTATAAAAGAATCAACTATAACAGGTATAAAAACTAATGTAGACTTTTTAATAAATGTATTGAATAATGAAACATTTAAAAAAGGTGAATGTGATACTAATTTTATATCAGAAAATCCTCAATTATTTGATATAACACCAAAAACTGATGAAGAATACAAGTTACTTAATTTTATTGGTGAAAAGATAGTAAATGAAACTAAAGGAATTAAAAAAGAATATGATGTTCCAGTAATTCCACCAGTAGACTCATTAGATGGGTTATTAGGAACTAAGCAAATACTAGATTCTGAAGGTCCGGAAGGTGTAGTTAAATGGATAAAAAATCAAAATAAATTATTGCTTACAGATACTACTATGAGAGATGCACAACAATCTTTAATGGCTACTCGTGTGAGAAGTAAGGATATGAAAAACATAGCTAAAGCAACAGCATTATATGGAAAAGATTTATTCTCACTTGAGATGTGGGGTGGTGCTACCTTTGACACTGCATATAGATTTCTAAAGGAATCGCCTTGGAAAAGATTAGATTCATTAAGAAAAAGAATTCCAAATGTTATGTTCCAAATGCTTATTAGAGGAGCTAATGGAGTTGGATATAAGAATTATCCTGATAATATAATAAGAGAATTTATAAGAGAATCAGCTAATAGTGGAATAGATATATTTAGAATATTTGATTCACTAAATTGGCTAAAGGGAATAGAAGTATCTTTAGAAGAAGTATTAAAAGCTAATAAATTAGCTGAGGTTGCATTATGTTATACTGGAGACATTTTAGATGAAAATAGGGATAAGTACAATTTACAATACTATGTAGACAAAGCCAAAGAAATTGAAAAAATGGGAGCTCATATTCTAGCAATAAAAGATATGTCAGCATTACTTAAACCATATGCGGCTAAGAAACTTATAAAAGCATTAAAGAATGAAGTTTCAATACCAATTCATCTTCATACTCATGATACAACAGGAAATGGTGTAGCAACAGTATTAATGGCTGCTGATGCAGGTGTTGATATTGTGGATACAACATTTAATAGTATGTCAGGACTTACAAGTCAACCAGCTTTAAATTCAATAGTTGCAGCACTTAATAATACTGATAGAGATACTGGTATTGATATAGGTGGAATTCAAAAATTGTCTGATTATTGGGATGCAGTAAGACCAGTATATAGTCAATTTGAATCTGATTTAAAATCAGGTAGTGCAGAAATTTATAAGTTTGAAATTCCAGGGGGTCAATATTCAAATTTAAAACCTCAAGTAGAAAGTTTTGGGCTTGGACATAGATTCAATGAAGTTAAGACAATGTATAAAAAGGTAAATGATTTACTTGGAGACATAATAAAAGTTACACCATCTTCGAAAATGGTTGGTGATATGGCTATTTTTATGGTACAAAATGATTTAACTCCAGAAAATATATTTGAAAAAGCAAAAAATATGGCTTTCCCAGACTCTGTTGTTTCATATTTTAAAGGTATGATGGGTCAACCAGAAGGTGGATTCCCTGAAGGATTACAAAAATTGGTATTAAAAGGCGAAGAACCTATTACAGTAAGAGCAGGAGAGTTATTACCACCAGAAGATTTTGATAAGATTAAAGAATATTTGAAGGATAAATATAAGTTTAATCCAAGTAAACGAGATATATTAAGTTATGCATTATATCCAGATGTATTTGAAGACTTTATGAAATTTGTATCAAAATACGGTGATGTAAGTCGCATGGGCAGCGATGTATTTTTCCATGGATTATCAGAAGGAGAAACAAGCGAAATTGAAATTGCTGAAGGCAAAACAATGATTGTCCAATTAATAGAAATAGGTAAACTAGATAATGAAGGATACAGAACTATTGATTTTGAAATAAATGGAAATAGAAGAGAAATTAAAATAAAAGATAATACAGAAAGAGAAATGAATAGTCTAAGATCAGATAGTACCTCTAAAATGGCTGATCCTTCAAATAAATTAGATATAGGAGCAAGTATACCAGGCAATATTATTAAGGTACTTATTGAAGAAGGTCAACAAGTAAAAGAAGGAGAAAGCTTAGTTGTAATAGAAGCAATGAAAATGGAAACAAATATAGTTGCTAGTTGTGATGGAATTGTAGAACAGATTTCTGTTAAAGAAGGTCAACAAGTAAAAATAGGTGAACTTTTGATAAAATTAAAGGAATTAGATTAA